From the genome of Gallus gallus isolate bGalGal1 chromosome 24, bGalGal1.mat.broiler.GRCg7b, whole genome shotgun sequence, one region includes:
- the SIDT2 gene encoding SID1 transmembrane family member 2 isoform X2, translated as MPSAGAAALAWALLWLLAPPPALPEPLDPKKNVEQKDAVFDRTYSDWVASDTLNIYAFNHTVLRNRTEGVRVSVNVLSDHKDLPVLFVVRQKEAVVSFQVPLILRGLFQRKYAYQEVSRTLCQPQTKVEVETQHFFVDVSTLSLNASYQLRVTRVENFVLRTNEAFTFNATASQPQYFKYEFPDGVDSVIVKVTSAMAFPCSVISIQDILCPVYDLDNNVAFIGMYQTMTKKAAITVQRKDFPSNSFYVVVVVKTEDEVCGGALPYYPLSKRTSPDEPVDQHNRQKMLEVMVSPAITSEAYVSSMLFCLGIFLSFYVITVLIACWENCRQQKKKGLLAAMDSPSLDTGHPHSIPDSFLGHAPYVGCGYGSFENGSSCSTEAITDSMGSADVSYGYVGQEQFKRRIPSAPMRQQYIAMGERSLENVASRPRLDSLSSVEEDDYDTLADIDYDKNVIRTKQYLCVADLARKDKRVLRKKYQIYFWNIATIAVFYALPVVQLVITYQTVVNVTGNQDICYYNFLCAHPLGNLSAFNNIISNLGYVLLGLLFLLIILQREINYNRALMRNDSHALECGIPKHFGLFYAMGTALMMEGLLSACYHVCPNYTNFQFDTSFMYMIAGLCMLKLYQKRHPDINASAYSAYACLAVVIFFSVIGVVFGKGNMVFWIIFSVMHIMATLLLSTQLYYMGRWKLDTGILRRILHVMYTDCVRQCSGPMYVDRMVLLVMGNIINWSLAAYGLLVRPNDFASYLLAIGICNLLLYFAFYIIMKLRSGERIKLIPLLCIIGTSVVWGFALFFFFQGLSTWQKTPAESREHNRDCILLDFFDDHDIWHFLSSIAMFGSFLVLLTLDDDLDCVQRDKIYVF; from the exons ATGCCCTCTGCCGGGGCCGCCGCGCTGGCCTGGGCGCTGCTTTGGCTGCTCGCCCCTCCGCCCGCCCTGCCCGAACCCCTGGACCCGAAGAAGAACGTGGAGCAGAAGGACGCCGTCTTCGACAGGACCTACTCGGACTGGGTGGCCAGCGATACACTCAACATCTACGCGTTCAACCACACGGTCCTGAGGAACAGG ACGGAGGGCGTGCGGGTGTCGGTGAACGTCCTGTCCGACCACAAGGACCTGCCCGTGCTCTTCGTGGTGAGGCAGAAGGAGGCGGTGGTCTCATTCCAAGTGCCGCTCATCCTCCGGGGGCT gTTCCAAAGGAAATACGCCTACCAGGAGGTGAGCCGCACGCTGTGCCAACCTCAGACCAAGGTGGAGGTGGAGACCCAGCACTTCTTTGTGGACGTCTCCACGCTGTCCCTCAATGCCTCCTACCAGCTGCGGGTCACCCGCGTGGAGAACTTCGTGCTGCG GACAAACGAAGCCTTCACCTTCAATGCCACAGCGTCACAGCCGCAg TACTTCAAGTATGAGTTCCCCGACGGAGTGGACTCGGTGATTGTGAAGGTGACCTCAGCCATGGCCTTCCCCTGCTCCGTCATCTCCATCCAGGACATCCTG TGCCCCGTCTACGACCTGGACAACAACGTGGCCTTCATCGGGATGTACCAGACCATGACCAAGAAGGCGGCCATCACAGTGCag AGGAAGGATTTCCCCAGCAACAGCTTCTATgtggtggttgtggtgaagACAGAAGATGAGGTGTGCGGAGGAGCCCTCCCCTACTACCCCCTCTCCAAGCGCACCTCCCCAG ATGAGCCAGTGGATCAGCACAACCGGCAGAAGATGCTGGAGGTGATGGTGTCACCAGCCATAACCT CGGAGGCGTACGTGAGCAGCATGCTCTTCTGCCTCGGCATCTTCCTGTCCTTCTACGTCATCACGGTGCTCATCGCCTGCTGGGAGAACTGCCG gcagcagaagaagaaaggccTCCTGGCTGCCATGGACTCACCCAGCCTGGACACGG GGCAcccccacagcatcccagaCTCCTTCCTTGGGCATGCTCCCTACGTGGGCTGCGGGTACGGCTCCTTTG AGAAcggctcctcctgcagcaccgaGGCCATCACGGACAGCATGGGCTCTGCAGACGTGTCCTACGGATACGTGG GGCAGGAGCAGTTCAAGCGGCGCATCCCCTCCGCCCCGATGAGGCAGCAGTACATTGCCATGG gagagcgGTCGCTGGAGAACGTGGCCAGCCGGCCGCGCCTGGACTCGCTGAGCTCAGTTGAGGAGGACGACTACGACACGCTGGCCGACATCGACTACGACAAGAACGTCATCCGCACCAAG CAATACCTCTGCGTGGCCGACCTGGCCCGCAAGGACAAGCGGGTGCTGCGGAAGAAATACCAGATCTACTTCTG GAACATTGCCACCATCGCTGTGTTCTATGCGCTGCCCGTCGTCCAGCTCGTCATCACCTACCAGACG GTGGTGAACGTCACCGGCAACCAGGATATCTGCTACTACAACTTCCTGTGTGCCCACCCGCTGGGGAACCTCAG CGCCTTCAACAACATCATCAGCAACCTGGGCTACGTGCTGCTGGGCTTGCTCTTCCTGCTCATCATCCTGCAGCGGGAGATCAACTACAACCGGGCTCTCATGCGCAATGACTCACACGCCCTG GAGTGTGGCATCCCCAAGCACTTCGGGCTCTTCTATGCCATGGGCACGGCGCTGATGATGGAGGGGCTGCTCAGTGCCTGCTACCACGTCTGCCCCAACTACACCAACTTCCAGTTTG ACACCTCCTTCATGTATATGATTGCTGGGCTCTGCATGCTGAAGCTGTACCAGAAGAGGCACCCTGACATCAACGCCAGTGCCTACAGCGCCTATGCCTGTCTGGCTGTTGTCATCTTCTTCTCTGTCATTGGTGTG GTCTTTGGCAAAGGCAACATGGTCTTCTGGATCATCTTCTCTGTCATGCACATCATGGCCACAttgctgctgagcacacagctctACTACATGGGGCGCTGGAAGCTCG acacGGGCATCCTGCGCAGGATCCTTCACGTGATGTACACAGACTGTGTCCGGCAGTGCAGTGGCCCCATGTACGTG GACCGAATGGTGCTTTTGGTTATGGGAAACATCATCAACTGGTCCCT CGCTGCCTACGGGCTCCTCGTCCGCCCCAATGACTTCGCTTCCTACTTGCTGGCCATCGGCATCTGCAACCTGCTCCTCTACTTTGCCTTCTACATCATCATGAAG CTCCGCAGCGGTGAACGCATCAAACTCATCCCCCTGCTCTGTATCATCGGCACCTCCGTGGTCTGGGGCTTTGcactcttcttcttcttccaggGGCTCAGCACCTGGCAG AAAACACCAGCGGAGTCCCGGGAGCACAACCGTGACTGCATCCTGCTCGACTTCTTTGATGACCACGACATCTGGCACTTCCTCTCCTCCATCGCCATGTTCGGTTCGTTCCTG gtgctgctgacGCTGGATGATGACTTGGACTGCGTCCAGCGAGACAAGATCTACGTCTTCTAG
- the SIDT2 gene encoding SID1 transmembrane family member 2 isoform X1, whose amino-acid sequence MPSAGAAALAWALLWLLAPPPALPEPLDPKKNVEQKDAVFDRTYSDWVASDTLNIYAFNHTVLRNRTEGVRVSVNVLSDHKDLPVLFVVRQKEAVVSFQVPLILRGLFQRKYAYQEVSRTLCQPQTKVEVETQHFFVDVSTLSLNASYQLRVTRVENFVLRTNEAFTFNATASQPQYFKYEFPDGVDSVIVKVTSAMAFPCSVISIQDILCPVYDLDNNVAFIGMYQTMTKKAAITVQRKDFPSNSFYVVVVVKTEDEVCGGALPYYPLSKRTSPDEPVDQHNRQKMLEVMVSPAITSEAYVSSMLFCLGIFLSFYVITVLIACWENCRQQKKKGLLAAMDSPSLDTASLLGHPHSIPDSFLGHAPYVGCGYGSFENGSSCSTEAITDSMGSADVSYGYVGQEQFKRRIPSAPMRQQYIAMGERSLENVASRPRLDSLSSVEEDDYDTLADIDYDKNVIRTKQYLCVADLARKDKRVLRKKYQIYFWNIATIAVFYALPVVQLVITYQTVVNVTGNQDICYYNFLCAHPLGNLSAFNNIISNLGYVLLGLLFLLIILQREINYNRALMRNDSHALECGIPKHFGLFYAMGTALMMEGLLSACYHVCPNYTNFQFDTSFMYMIAGLCMLKLYQKRHPDINASAYSAYACLAVVIFFSVIGVVFGKGNMVFWIIFSVMHIMATLLLSTQLYYMGRWKLDTGILRRILHVMYTDCVRQCSGPMYVDRMVLLVMGNIINWSLAAYGLLVRPNDFASYLLAIGICNLLLYFAFYIIMKLRSGERIKLIPLLCIIGTSVVWGFALFFFFQGLSTWQKTPAESREHNRDCILLDFFDDHDIWHFLSSIAMFGSFLVLLTLDDDLDCVQRDKIYVF is encoded by the exons ATGCCCTCTGCCGGGGCCGCCGCGCTGGCCTGGGCGCTGCTTTGGCTGCTCGCCCCTCCGCCCGCCCTGCCCGAACCCCTGGACCCGAAGAAGAACGTGGAGCAGAAGGACGCCGTCTTCGACAGGACCTACTCGGACTGGGTGGCCAGCGATACACTCAACATCTACGCGTTCAACCACACGGTCCTGAGGAACAGG ACGGAGGGCGTGCGGGTGTCGGTGAACGTCCTGTCCGACCACAAGGACCTGCCCGTGCTCTTCGTGGTGAGGCAGAAGGAGGCGGTGGTCTCATTCCAAGTGCCGCTCATCCTCCGGGGGCT gTTCCAAAGGAAATACGCCTACCAGGAGGTGAGCCGCACGCTGTGCCAACCTCAGACCAAGGTGGAGGTGGAGACCCAGCACTTCTTTGTGGACGTCTCCACGCTGTCCCTCAATGCCTCCTACCAGCTGCGGGTCACCCGCGTGGAGAACTTCGTGCTGCG GACAAACGAAGCCTTCACCTTCAATGCCACAGCGTCACAGCCGCAg TACTTCAAGTATGAGTTCCCCGACGGAGTGGACTCGGTGATTGTGAAGGTGACCTCAGCCATGGCCTTCCCCTGCTCCGTCATCTCCATCCAGGACATCCTG TGCCCCGTCTACGACCTGGACAACAACGTGGCCTTCATCGGGATGTACCAGACCATGACCAAGAAGGCGGCCATCACAGTGCag AGGAAGGATTTCCCCAGCAACAGCTTCTATgtggtggttgtggtgaagACAGAAGATGAGGTGTGCGGAGGAGCCCTCCCCTACTACCCCCTCTCCAAGCGCACCTCCCCAG ATGAGCCAGTGGATCAGCACAACCGGCAGAAGATGCTGGAGGTGATGGTGTCACCAGCCATAACCT CGGAGGCGTACGTGAGCAGCATGCTCTTCTGCCTCGGCATCTTCCTGTCCTTCTACGTCATCACGGTGCTCATCGCCTGCTGGGAGAACTGCCG gcagcagaagaagaaaggccTCCTGGCTGCCATGGACTCACCCAGCCTGGACACGG CATCCTTACTGG GGCAcccccacagcatcccagaCTCCTTCCTTGGGCATGCTCCCTACGTGGGCTGCGGGTACGGCTCCTTTG AGAAcggctcctcctgcagcaccgaGGCCATCACGGACAGCATGGGCTCTGCAGACGTGTCCTACGGATACGTGG GGCAGGAGCAGTTCAAGCGGCGCATCCCCTCCGCCCCGATGAGGCAGCAGTACATTGCCATGG gagagcgGTCGCTGGAGAACGTGGCCAGCCGGCCGCGCCTGGACTCGCTGAGCTCAGTTGAGGAGGACGACTACGACACGCTGGCCGACATCGACTACGACAAGAACGTCATCCGCACCAAG CAATACCTCTGCGTGGCCGACCTGGCCCGCAAGGACAAGCGGGTGCTGCGGAAGAAATACCAGATCTACTTCTG GAACATTGCCACCATCGCTGTGTTCTATGCGCTGCCCGTCGTCCAGCTCGTCATCACCTACCAGACG GTGGTGAACGTCACCGGCAACCAGGATATCTGCTACTACAACTTCCTGTGTGCCCACCCGCTGGGGAACCTCAG CGCCTTCAACAACATCATCAGCAACCTGGGCTACGTGCTGCTGGGCTTGCTCTTCCTGCTCATCATCCTGCAGCGGGAGATCAACTACAACCGGGCTCTCATGCGCAATGACTCACACGCCCTG GAGTGTGGCATCCCCAAGCACTTCGGGCTCTTCTATGCCATGGGCACGGCGCTGATGATGGAGGGGCTGCTCAGTGCCTGCTACCACGTCTGCCCCAACTACACCAACTTCCAGTTTG ACACCTCCTTCATGTATATGATTGCTGGGCTCTGCATGCTGAAGCTGTACCAGAAGAGGCACCCTGACATCAACGCCAGTGCCTACAGCGCCTATGCCTGTCTGGCTGTTGTCATCTTCTTCTCTGTCATTGGTGTG GTCTTTGGCAAAGGCAACATGGTCTTCTGGATCATCTTCTCTGTCATGCACATCATGGCCACAttgctgctgagcacacagctctACTACATGGGGCGCTGGAAGCTCG acacGGGCATCCTGCGCAGGATCCTTCACGTGATGTACACAGACTGTGTCCGGCAGTGCAGTGGCCCCATGTACGTG GACCGAATGGTGCTTTTGGTTATGGGAAACATCATCAACTGGTCCCT CGCTGCCTACGGGCTCCTCGTCCGCCCCAATGACTTCGCTTCCTACTTGCTGGCCATCGGCATCTGCAACCTGCTCCTCTACTTTGCCTTCTACATCATCATGAAG CTCCGCAGCGGTGAACGCATCAAACTCATCCCCCTGCTCTGTATCATCGGCACCTCCGTGGTCTGGGGCTTTGcactcttcttcttcttccaggGGCTCAGCACCTGGCAG AAAACACCAGCGGAGTCCCGGGAGCACAACCGTGACTGCATCCTGCTCGACTTCTTTGATGACCACGACATCTGGCACTTCCTCTCCTCCATCGCCATGTTCGGTTCGTTCCTG gtgctgctgacGCTGGATGATGACTTGGACTGCGTCCAGCGAGACAAGATCTACGTCTTCTAG
- the SIDT2 gene encoding SID1 transmembrane family member 2 isoform X3 yields MPSAGAAALAWALLWLLAPPPALPEPLDPKKNVEQKDAVFDRTYSDWVASDTLNIYAFNHTVLRNRTEGVRVSVNVLSDHKDLPVLFVVRQKEAVVSFQVPLILRGLFQRKYAYQEVSRTLCQPQTKVEVETQHFFVDVSTLSLNASYQLRVTRVENFVLRTNEAFTFNATASQPQYFKYEFPDGVDSVIVKVTSAMAFPCSVISIQDILCPVYDLDNNVAFIGMYQTMTKKAAITVQRKDFPSNSFYVVVVVKTEDEVCGGALPYYPLSKRTSPDEPVDQHNRQKMLEVMVSPAITSEAYVSSMLFCLGIFLSFYVITVLIACWENCRQQKKKGLLAAMDSPSLDTGHPHSIPDSFLGHAPYVGCGYGSFENGSSCSTEAITDSMGSADVSYGYVGERSLENVASRPRLDSLSSVEEDDYDTLADIDYDKNVIRTKQYLCVADLARKDKRVLRKKYQIYFWNIATIAVFYALPVVQLVITYQTVVNVTGNQDICYYNFLCAHPLGNLSAFNNIISNLGYVLLGLLFLLIILQREINYNRALMRNDSHALECGIPKHFGLFYAMGTALMMEGLLSACYHVCPNYTNFQFDTSFMYMIAGLCMLKLYQKRHPDINASAYSAYACLAVVIFFSVIGVVFGKGNMVFWIIFSVMHIMATLLLSTQLYYMGRWKLDTGILRRILHVMYTDCVRQCSGPMYVDRMVLLVMGNIINWSLAAYGLLVRPNDFASYLLAIGICNLLLYFAFYIIMKLRSGERIKLIPLLCIIGTSVVWGFALFFFFQGLSTWQKTPAESREHNRDCILLDFFDDHDIWHFLSSIAMFGSFLVLLTLDDDLDCVQRDKIYVF; encoded by the exons ATGCCCTCTGCCGGGGCCGCCGCGCTGGCCTGGGCGCTGCTTTGGCTGCTCGCCCCTCCGCCCGCCCTGCCCGAACCCCTGGACCCGAAGAAGAACGTGGAGCAGAAGGACGCCGTCTTCGACAGGACCTACTCGGACTGGGTGGCCAGCGATACACTCAACATCTACGCGTTCAACCACACGGTCCTGAGGAACAGG ACGGAGGGCGTGCGGGTGTCGGTGAACGTCCTGTCCGACCACAAGGACCTGCCCGTGCTCTTCGTGGTGAGGCAGAAGGAGGCGGTGGTCTCATTCCAAGTGCCGCTCATCCTCCGGGGGCT gTTCCAAAGGAAATACGCCTACCAGGAGGTGAGCCGCACGCTGTGCCAACCTCAGACCAAGGTGGAGGTGGAGACCCAGCACTTCTTTGTGGACGTCTCCACGCTGTCCCTCAATGCCTCCTACCAGCTGCGGGTCACCCGCGTGGAGAACTTCGTGCTGCG GACAAACGAAGCCTTCACCTTCAATGCCACAGCGTCACAGCCGCAg TACTTCAAGTATGAGTTCCCCGACGGAGTGGACTCGGTGATTGTGAAGGTGACCTCAGCCATGGCCTTCCCCTGCTCCGTCATCTCCATCCAGGACATCCTG TGCCCCGTCTACGACCTGGACAACAACGTGGCCTTCATCGGGATGTACCAGACCATGACCAAGAAGGCGGCCATCACAGTGCag AGGAAGGATTTCCCCAGCAACAGCTTCTATgtggtggttgtggtgaagACAGAAGATGAGGTGTGCGGAGGAGCCCTCCCCTACTACCCCCTCTCCAAGCGCACCTCCCCAG ATGAGCCAGTGGATCAGCACAACCGGCAGAAGATGCTGGAGGTGATGGTGTCACCAGCCATAACCT CGGAGGCGTACGTGAGCAGCATGCTCTTCTGCCTCGGCATCTTCCTGTCCTTCTACGTCATCACGGTGCTCATCGCCTGCTGGGAGAACTGCCG gcagcagaagaagaaaggccTCCTGGCTGCCATGGACTCACCCAGCCTGGACACGG GGCAcccccacagcatcccagaCTCCTTCCTTGGGCATGCTCCCTACGTGGGCTGCGGGTACGGCTCCTTTG AGAAcggctcctcctgcagcaccgaGGCCATCACGGACAGCATGGGCTCTGCAGACGTGTCCTACGGATACGTGG gagagcgGTCGCTGGAGAACGTGGCCAGCCGGCCGCGCCTGGACTCGCTGAGCTCAGTTGAGGAGGACGACTACGACACGCTGGCCGACATCGACTACGACAAGAACGTCATCCGCACCAAG CAATACCTCTGCGTGGCCGACCTGGCCCGCAAGGACAAGCGGGTGCTGCGGAAGAAATACCAGATCTACTTCTG GAACATTGCCACCATCGCTGTGTTCTATGCGCTGCCCGTCGTCCAGCTCGTCATCACCTACCAGACG GTGGTGAACGTCACCGGCAACCAGGATATCTGCTACTACAACTTCCTGTGTGCCCACCCGCTGGGGAACCTCAG CGCCTTCAACAACATCATCAGCAACCTGGGCTACGTGCTGCTGGGCTTGCTCTTCCTGCTCATCATCCTGCAGCGGGAGATCAACTACAACCGGGCTCTCATGCGCAATGACTCACACGCCCTG GAGTGTGGCATCCCCAAGCACTTCGGGCTCTTCTATGCCATGGGCACGGCGCTGATGATGGAGGGGCTGCTCAGTGCCTGCTACCACGTCTGCCCCAACTACACCAACTTCCAGTTTG ACACCTCCTTCATGTATATGATTGCTGGGCTCTGCATGCTGAAGCTGTACCAGAAGAGGCACCCTGACATCAACGCCAGTGCCTACAGCGCCTATGCCTGTCTGGCTGTTGTCATCTTCTTCTCTGTCATTGGTGTG GTCTTTGGCAAAGGCAACATGGTCTTCTGGATCATCTTCTCTGTCATGCACATCATGGCCACAttgctgctgagcacacagctctACTACATGGGGCGCTGGAAGCTCG acacGGGCATCCTGCGCAGGATCCTTCACGTGATGTACACAGACTGTGTCCGGCAGTGCAGTGGCCCCATGTACGTG GACCGAATGGTGCTTTTGGTTATGGGAAACATCATCAACTGGTCCCT CGCTGCCTACGGGCTCCTCGTCCGCCCCAATGACTTCGCTTCCTACTTGCTGGCCATCGGCATCTGCAACCTGCTCCTCTACTTTGCCTTCTACATCATCATGAAG CTCCGCAGCGGTGAACGCATCAAACTCATCCCCCTGCTCTGTATCATCGGCACCTCCGTGGTCTGGGGCTTTGcactcttcttcttcttccaggGGCTCAGCACCTGGCAG AAAACACCAGCGGAGTCCCGGGAGCACAACCGTGACTGCATCCTGCTCGACTTCTTTGATGACCACGACATCTGGCACTTCCTCTCCTCCATCGCCATGTTCGGTTCGTTCCTG gtgctgctgacGCTGGATGATGACTTGGACTGCGTCCAGCGAGACAAGATCTACGTCTTCTAG
- the TAGLN gene encoding transgelin isoform X1, translating to MANKGPAYGMSRDVQSKIEKKYDDELEDRLVEWIVAQCGSSVGRPDRGRLGFQVWLKNGIVLSQLVNSLYPDGSKPVKIPDSPPTMVFKQMEQIAQFLKAAEDYGVVKTDMFQTVDLFEAKDMAAVQRTLVALGSLAVTKNDGHYHGDPNWFMKKAQEHKREFSESQLKEGKNIIGLQMGTNKGASQAGMSYGRPRQIIS from the exons ATGGCGAACAAGGGCCCGGCCTACGGCATGAGCAGGGATGTCCAGTCCAAGATCGAGAAGAAGTACGACGACGAGCTGGAGGACCGCCTGGTGGAGTGGATCGTGGCTCAGTGCGGGTCCAGCGTGGGCCGCCCGGACCGGGGCCGCCTGGGCTTCCAGGTCTGGCTGAAGAACGGCATC GTCCTCAGCCAGCTGGTGAACAGCCTCTACCCCGACGGCTCCAAGCCTGTCAAGATCCCCGACAGCCCTCCCACCATGGTCTTCAAGCAGATGGAACAGATCGCCCAGTTCCTCAAGGCGGCTGAGGACTACGGCGTGGTCAAGACAGACATGTTCCAGACCGTTGACCTCTTTGAAG CCAAGGATATGGCGGCGGTGCAGAGGACACTGGTGGCCCTGGGGAGCCTGGCGGTGACCAAGAATGATGGGCATTACCACGGGGATCCCAACTGGTTCATGAA GAAGGCGCAGGAGCACAAGCGGGAGTTCTCCGAGAGCCAGCTGAAGGAGGGCAAGAACATCATTGGCTTACAGATGGGGACCAACAAGGGCGCATCACAGGCGGGGATGAGCTACGGCCGACCCCGGCAGATCATCAGCTAG
- the PCSK7 gene encoding proprotein convertase subtilisin/kexin type 7 encodes MPHRERRLRRWSAGAQAVRCVHTCLWLGAAWIPSVLSHGLTRGTELDDGRAVAHGPGELAWAVSLDVPEEQVEQRAEQLARTAGLVNMGRIGELKGHYLFSYRPDSHAAPEPEAIRRSVDTLFAQHDSVRWHSEQKLLKRSKRSLHFNDPKYPQQWHLNNRKSPGKDINVTGVWERNVTGRGVTVVVVDDGVEHTIKDIQPNYSPEGSYDLNSNDPDPMPHPDEENGNHHGTRCAGEIAAVPNNSFCTVGVAYGSRIAGIRVLDGPLTDSMEAIAFNKHYQINDIYSCSWGPDDDGKTVDGPHQLGKAALQHGVIAGRRGFGSIFVVASGNGGQHNDNCNYDGYANSIYTVTIGAVDEMGSMPFYAEECASMLAVTFSGGDKMMRSIVTTDWDLQKGTGCTEGHTGTSAAAPLAAGMIALMLQVRPCLTWRDVQHIIVFTATKYEDRHAKWDVNRAGFSHSHQHGFGLLNAWRLVNAAKIWESVPYLASYVSPVLKEGRSIPLLPQELEATWNVTTTDLQLSGMRTLEHVAVTVTITHPRRGNLEIRLFCPSGMMSLIGTTRSMDSDPNGFADWTFSTVRCWGEEAQGTYRLVIRDTGDQSLRPGTLKQWQLTLYGSSWSPAEMKERQRLLEEAMSGQYLNNDFSLPCPPGLEIPEQQHYTITANTLKTLLLLGCFAVFWTFYYMLEVCLSRNNVGLDLTCHGSTACRWYQQGGKHRALENGLEMESVPLYREKEVEDIEVECELLEPVQEDTGEEGSWTPTLPKLPASSRAAAPTTAGYLGREAAAELLADDRELQTC; translated from the exons ATGCCGCATCGGGAGCGGAGGTTGCGGCGATGGAGCGCAGGAGCGCAGGCCGTGCGCTGCGTCCACACGTGCCTTTGGCTGGGCGCTGCCTGGATCCCCTCCGTGCTGTCCCACGGACTGACCCGCGGCACGGAGCTCGATGATGGCCGTGCTGTGGCCCACGGTCCCGGGGAGCTGGCGTGGGCCGTCAGCTTGGATGTGCCGGAGGAGCAAGTGGAGCAGCGGGCGGAGCAGCTGGCCCGGACCGCGGGGCTGGTGAACATGGGCCGCATCGGGGAGCTCAAGGGCCATTACCTCTTCTCCTACCGGCCCGACAGCCACGCGGCACCCGAACCCGAAGCAATAAGGAGATCGGTGGACACTTTGTTTGCACAGCATGACAGCGTGCGGTGGCATTCGGAACAGAAGCTTCTGAAGCGCTCCAAACGCAGCCTGCACTTTAATGATCCCAAATACCCCCAGCAGTGGCATCTG aACAACCGCAAGAGCCCCGGGAAGGACATCAACGTCACTGGCGTGTGGGAGCGGAACGTGACGGGGCGCGGTGTgacggtggtggtggtggacgATGGCGTGGAGCACACCATCAAGGACATACAGCCAAATTAT AGCCCAGAAGGCAGCTATGACTTGAACTCCAACGACCCCGACCCCATGCCTCACCCCGACGAAGAGAACGGCAACCACCACGGTACTCGCTGTGCTGGGGAGATTGCTGCTGTGCCCAACAACAGCTTCTGCACGGTGGGAGTTGCCTACGGGAGCCGCATTGCAG GCATCCGAGTGCTGGATGGGCCCCTCACTGACAGCATGGAGGCCATCGCCTTCAATAAGCATTATCAGATCAATGACATCTACAGCTGCAG CTGGGGTCCAGATGATGATGGGAAAACTGTGGATGGCCCCCACCAGCTGGGAAAG gctgccctgcagcacggTGTGATAGCGGGCCGCAGGGGCTTCGGGAGCATCTTTGTGGTGGCCAGTGGCAATGGTGGGCAGCACAACGACAACTGCAACTATGATGGTTATGCCAACTCCATCTACACTGTCACAATAG GCGCAGTGGATGAGATGGgctccatgccattctatgCTGAGGAGTGTGCCTCCATGTTGGCTGTGACCTTCAGCGGTGGGGACAAGATGATGAGGAGCATC GTGACGACAGACTGGGACTTGCAGAAGGGCACGGGATGCACAGAGGGCCACACAGGGACgtcagctgcagctcctcttgcTGCAGGGATGATCGCACTGATGCTGCAGGTGCGGCCGTGCCTCACCTGGAGAGATGTGCAGCACATCATCGTCTTCACAGCCACCAAG TACGAGGATCGTCACGCAAAGTGGGATGTCAACCGGGCCGGCTTCAGCCACAGCCATCAGCATGGCTTTGGCCTGCTCAATGCCTGGAGGCTGGTTAATGCTGCCAAG ATCTGGGAGTCCGTTCCATACCTCGCCTCATATGTCAGCCCAGTGCTGAAGGAAGGCAGGAGCATCCCGCTGCTGCcgcaggagctggaggccacATGGAATG TCACCACCACCGACCTACAGCTCTCTGGCATGAGAACCCTGGAGCACGTGGCAGTCACCGTCACCATAACGCACCCCCGCCGCGGCAACCTGGAGATCAGGCTCTTCTGCCCCAGTGGCATGATGTCCCTGATAGGAACCACCAGGAGCATGGACTC GGATCCCAACGGCTTTGCTGACTGGACCTTCTCTACAGTTCGATGCTGGGGTGAGGAAGCACAGGGCACGTACAGGCTGGTCATCAGGGATACCG GAGATCAGAGTCTGAGGCCTGGGACCTTGAAGCAGTGGCAGCTCACCTTGTACGGTTCCTCCTGGTCCCCAGCAGAGATGAAGGAGCGGCAGAG ACTGCTGGAAGAAGCCATGAGTGGGCAGTACCTGAACAACGActtctccctgccctgccctccgGGTCTGGAgatccctgagcagcagcactacACCATCACAGCCAACACGCTCAAG ACCCTGCTGCTGTTGGGATGCTTTGCTGTGTTCTGGACTTTCTACTACATGCTGGAGGTTTGCCTGAGCAGGAACAACGTGGGGCTTGATCTGACCTGTCACGGCTCCACTGCCTGCAGATGGTACCAGCAGGGAGGGAAGCACAGAGCCCTTGAGAACGGGCTGGAGATGGAGTCCGTGCCGCTCTACAGGGAGAAGGAAGTCGAGGACATCGAGGTGGAGTgtgagctgctggagcctgtCCAGGAGGACACAGGGGAGGAGGGGTCCTGGACCCCCACCCTCCCCAAACTTCCCGctagcagcagagctgcagcccccaccACAGCAGGGTACCTGGGCCGGGAGGCAGCGGCTGAGCTCCTCGCAGACGACAGAGAGCTCCAGACATGCTAG